The Saccopteryx leptura isolate mSacLep1 chromosome 2, mSacLep1_pri_phased_curated, whole genome shotgun sequence genome has a window encoding:
- the LOC136392286 gene encoding proline-rich protein HaeIII subfamily 1-like, with protein sequence MAVAVRAAGPGPGPRTSEGRRRGPGPLPARSPCLPAVRAPSGSGPPPRPGPALRSPPSVLRPQLRPARRAVPHRPSPRPGARGRCTHAVRRPFCAPPGYPASPERRVPARQGRRAGLPESPMRPHVRSRPLQVDVRPHSSQAPDGACPLVLSQ encoded by the coding sequence ATGGCTGTGGCTGTGCGCGCGGCGGGGCCCGGACCGGGGCCGCGGACCAGCGAGGGGCGCAGACGCGGGCCGGGGCCGCTGCCCGCCCGGTCCCCCTGCCTGCCCGCTGTCCGCGCGCCGTCCGGCTCTGGCCCGCCGCCGCGCCCGGGGCCCGCCCTCCGCTCTCCGCCCTCGGTCCTCCGCCCCCAGCTCCGCCCCGCCCGCCGGGCCGTCCCGCATAGGCCGAGCCCGAGGCCGGGCGCCAGGGGCCGCTGCACTCACGCGGTGCGCCGCCCGTTCTGCGCTCCGCCCGGCTACCCAGCCAGCCCGGAGCGGCGGGTCCCTGCGCGCCAGGGGCGTCGGGCTGGCCTCCCCGAGAGCCCCATGCGGCCCCACGTCCGGTCCCGCCCGCTGCAGGTGGACGTGCGACCCCACTCGTCCCAGGCCCCTGACGGCGCCTGTCCCCTCGTCCTGTCCCAGTAG